A genomic segment from Corvus hawaiiensis isolate bCorHaw1 chromosome 37, bCorHaw1.pri.cur, whole genome shotgun sequence encodes:
- the LOC125319220 gene encoding olfactory receptor 14C36-like — translation MSNSSSISHFLLLALADTRQLQLLHFCFFLGISLAALLGNSLIISAGACGQHLHSPMFFFLLNLALTDLGSICTTVPKAMHNSLWGTSHISYTGCAAQLFCFVFFISAEYCLLTVMCYDRYVSICKPLHYGTLLGSRACAHMAAAAWASAFLYALLHTANTFSLPLGQGNALGQFFCEIPHILKLSCSHSSSLRELGLIWVSLSLVFGCFAFMVFSYVQIFRAVLRIPSEQGQRHKAFSTCLPHLAVLSLFLSTGFFAYLKPPSISSPSLDLALSLLYSVLPPALNPLIYSLRNQELKAALRKMITNVFRSSKVPVFFSPCLQCNSLQAQPVF, via the coding sequence ATGtccaacagcagctccatcagccacTTCCTCCTGCTGGCATTGGCAGACAcgcggcagctgcagctcctgcacttctgcttcttcctgggcatctccctggctgccctcctgGGCAACAGCCTCATCATCAGCGCCGGAGCCTGcggccagcacctgcacagccccatgttcttcttcctgctcaacCTGGCCCTCACCGACCTGGGCTCCATCTGCACCACTGTCCCCAAAGCCATGCACAATTCCCTCTGGGGCACCAGCCACATCTCCTACACAGGATGTGCTGCTCAGCTCTTTTGCTTTGTGTTCTTCATCTCAGCAGAGTATTGTCTCCTCACCGTCATGTGCTACGACCGCTACGTGTCCATCTGCAAACCCCTGCACTACGGgaccctcctgggcagcagagcttgtgcccacatggcagcagctgcctgggccagtgcctttCTCTATGCTCTGCTGCACACGGCCaatacattttccctgcccctgggccAGGGCAATGCCCTGGGCcagttcttctgtgaaatcccACACATCCTCAAGCTCTCCTGCTCacactccagctccctcagggaACTTGGGCTCATTTGGGTTAGTTTATCCTTAGTTTTCGGCTGTTTTGCGTTCATGGTTTTCTCCTATGTGCAGATCTTCAGGGCCGTGCTGAGGATCCCCTCTGAGCAGGGACAAAGGCACAAAGCCTTTTCCACGTGCCTCCCTCACCTGGCCGTGCTCTCCCTGTTCCTCAGCACTGGCTTTTTTGCCTACCTGAAGCCCCCCTCcatctcctccccatccctggatctGGCCCTGTCACTTCTGTACTCggtgctgcctccagccctgaacCCCCTCATCTACAGCCTGAGGAACCAGGAGCTCAAGGCTGCCCTGAGGAAAATGATCACTAATGTTTTCAGAAGCAGTAAAGTGCCGGTTTTCTTCTCCCCTTGTCTACAGTGTAACTCATTACAGGCCCAGCCTGTGTTCTAA